One window of Nymphaea colorata isolate Beijing-Zhang1983 chromosome 11, ASM883128v2, whole genome shotgun sequence genomic DNA carries:
- the LOC116264068 gene encoding protein P21-like, whose amino-acid sequence MTTRMSRIILLPLFTIALISSLPLSRSANFEIRNQCSYTLWAAAVPGGGQQLDPGQSWNLFVNPGTKMARIWARTGCNFDGSGHGSCQTGDCGGVLACQAFGQPPNTLAEYALNQFNNLDFFDISLIDGFNVPMAFNPVSGSCKGITCNADIVGQCPNELRVPGGCNNACTTFKQDQYCCTGSAANNCGPTNYSQFFKDRCPTSYSYPKDDATSTFTCSNTDYQVIFCP is encoded by the coding sequence ATGACCACAAGGATGTCGCGAATCATCCTACTTCCCCTCTTCACCATCGCCCTGATCTCATCCCTCCCCCTTTCCCGTTCAGCCAACTTTGAGATAAGGAACCAGTGCTCCTACACCCTATGGGCAGCAGCCGTCCCCGGCGGTGGTCAGCAGCTCGATCCTGGCCAGTCCTGGAACCTCTTCGTCAACCCCGGCACCAAGATGGCACGCATATGGGCCCGCACGGGATGCAACTTCGACGGCAGCGGCCACGGCAGCTGCCAAACGGGCGACTGTGGTGGGGTTTTGGCCTGCCAGGCCTTTGGGCAGCCTCCCAACACCCTGGCTGAGTATGCGCTGAACCAGTTCAACAACCTCGACTTCTTTGACATCTCGCTGATAGACGGGTTCAACGTCCCCATGGCGTTCAACCCCGTCAGCGGCAGCTGCAAGGGGATCACCTGCAACGCTGACATCGTCGGGCAGTGCCCCAACGAGCTTCGGGTGCCCGGTGGCTGCAACAACGCCTGCACTACCTTCAAGCAAGATCAGTACTGCTGCACCGGATCAGCGGCAAACAACTGCGGGCCGACCAACTACTCCCAGTTCTTCAAGGACAGATGCCCTACCTCTTACAGCTACCCCAAGGACGATGCAACCAGCACTTTCACTTGCTCCAACACTGACTACCAAGTCATCTTTTGCCCTTAA
- the LOC116264071 gene encoding protein P21-like has protein sequence MSRIILLPLFTIALISSLPLSRSANFEIRNQCSYTLWAAAVPGGGQQLDPGQSWNLFVNPGTKMARIWARTGCNFDGSGHGSCQTGDCGGVLACQAFGQPPNTLAEYALNQFNNLDFFDISLIDGFNVPMAFNPVSGSCKGITCNADIVGQCPNELRVPGGCNNACTTFKQDQYCCTGSAANNCGPTNYSQFFKDRCPTSYSYPKDDATSTFTCSNTDYQVIFCP, from the coding sequence ATGTCGCGAATCATCCTACTTCCCCTCTTCACCATCGCCCTGATCTCATCCCTCCCCCTTTCCCGTTCAGCCAACTTTGAGATAAGGAACCAGTGCTCCTACACCCTATGGGCAGCAGCCGTCCCCGGCGGTGGTCAGCAGCTCGATCCTGGCCAGTCCTGGAACCTCTTCGTCAACCCCGGCACCAAGATGGCACGCATATGGGCCCGCACGGGATGCAACTTCGACGGCAGCGGCCACGGCAGCTGCCAAACGGGCGACTGTGGTGGGGTTTTGGCCTGCCAGGCCTTTGGGCAGCCTCCCAACACCCTGGCTGAGTATGCGCTGAACCAGTTCAACAACCTCGACTTCTTTGACATCTCGCTGATAGACGGGTTCAACGTCCCCATGGCGTTCAACCCCGTCAGCGGCAGCTGCAAGGGGATCACCTGCAACGCTGACATCGTCGGGCAGTGCCCCAACGAGCTTCGGGTGCCCGGTGGCTGCAACAACGCCTGCACTACCTTCAAGCAAGATCAGTACTGCTGCACCGGATCAGCGGCAAACAACTGCGGGCCGACCAACTACTCCCAGTTCTTCAAGGACAGATGCCCTACCTCTTACAGCTACCCCAAGGACGATGCAACCAGCACTTTCACTTGCTCCAACACTGACTACCAAGTCATCTTTTGCCCTTAA
- the LOC116264070 gene encoding protein P21-like — protein MSQITIPLFPLLTIALISLLPLSRSANFEIRNQCSYTVWAAAVPGGGQQLNPGQSWNLFVNPGTKMARVWARTGCNFDASGRGGCQTGDCGGVLACQAFGRPPNTLAEYALNQFNNLDFFDISLIDGFNVPMAFNPVSGSCRGITCNADILGQCPNELRVPGGCNNACTTFKQDQYCCTGSAANNCGPTNYSKFFKDRCPTSYSYPKDDATSTFTCSNTDYRVIFCP, from the coding sequence ATGTCGCAGATCACTATCCCCCTGTTTCCCCTCCTCACCATCGCCCTGATCTcactcctccctctttcccgtTCAGCCAACTTTGAGATAAGGAACCAGTGCTCCTACACCGTATGGGCCGCTGCCGTCCCTGGCGGTGGCCAGCAGCTCAACCCCGGCCAGTCCTGGAACCTCTTTGTCAACCCCGGCACCAAGATGGCACGCGTATGGGCCCGCACCGGCTGCAACTTCGACGCCAGCGGCCGCGGCGGCTGCCAAACCGGCGACTGTGGTGGCGTTTTGGCCTGCCAGGCCTTCGGGCGGCCGCCCAACACCCTGGCCGAGTATGCGCTGAACCAGTTCAACAACCTCGACTTCTTTGACATCTCGCTGATAGACGGGTTCAACGTCCCCATGGCGTTCAACCCCGTCAGCGGCAGCTGCCGAGGGATCACCTGCAACGCCGACATCCTCGGGCAGTGCCCCAACGAGCTCCGGGTGCCCGGCGGCTGCAACAACGCCTGCACCACCTTCAAGCAAGACCAGTACTGCTGCACCGGATCGGCGGCCAACAACTGCGGCCCGACCAACTACTCAAAGTTCTTCAAGGACAGATGCCCTACCTCTTACAGCTACCCCAAGGACGATGCAACCAGCACTTTCACCTGCTCTAACACTGACTACCGAGTCATCTTTTGCCCTTAA